From the genome of Streptomyces sp. S4.7:
CGGGCACTTTAGATTGATTCCACATAGCAGAACAAGCTTTCCGCATTGCGGAAAGAGTGGAATCGACGGAATCGACGCTCTCAGGTGGCGCGACAGAGCCCGAGTCCACCAGCCGAAGCAGGAGCACTCCATGCCTCGTATGACCGCTGCCCGAGCGGCAGTTGAGATCCTCAAGCGCGAAGGCGTCACCGACGCGTTCGGTGTGCCGGGCGCGGCGATCAACCCCTTCTACAAGGCCCTCGAAGAGGCCGGTGGCATCGACCACACGCTCGCCCGCCACGTGGAGGGCGCCTCCCACATGGCCGAGGGCTACACCCGTACCAACCCCGGCAACATCGGCGTCTGCATCGGTACTTCGGGCCCGGCCGGCACCGACATGATCACCGGTCTTTACTCCGCGATCGGTGACTCGATCCCGATCCTGTGCATCACCGGCCAGGCGCCGACCGCGGTGATCCACAAGGAGGACTTCCAGGCCGTCGACATCGCGTCGATCGCACGTCCCGTCAGCAAGGCGGCCACCACCGTCCTGGAGGCCGCGCAGGTCCCCGGCGTCCTCCAGCAGGCGTTCCATCTGATGCGCTCGGGCCGGCCGGGCCCCGTCCTGGTCGACCTGCCGATCGATGTGCAGCTGACCGAGATCGAGTTCGACCCGGCGACGTACGAACCCCTGCCGGTCTACAAGCCGTCCGCGAGCCGCGCGCAGATCGCGAAGGCGCTCACCATGCTGGTGGCGTCCGAGCGCCCGTTGATCGTCGCCGGCGGCGGTGTCATCAACGCCGACGCGTCCGGCCTCCTCGTGGAGTTCGCCGAGCTGACCGGCACACCGGTCGTCCCGACGCTGATGGGCTGGGGCACCATCGCCGACGACCACGACCTGAACGCGGGCATGGTGGGCATCCAGACCTCGCACCGCTACGGCAACGAGACGTTCCTGGCCTCGGACTTCGTCCTCGGCATCGGCAACCGCTGGGCCAACCGGCACACGGGCGCGCTCGACGTCTACACGGCGGGACGCACCTTCGTCCACGTCGACATCGAGCCCACCCAGATCGGCAAGATCTTCGCGCCGGACTACGGGATCGCCTCGGACGCCGGGGACGCGCTGAGGCTCTTCGTCGAGGTGGCGAAGGAGCTGAAGGCGGCGGGCGAACTGCCCGACCGCACCGAGTGGATCGCGTCCGTGCTGGAGCGCAAGGGCAGCCTGCACCGCAGGACGCACTTCGACAACGTGCCGCTGAAACCGCAGCGTGTGTACGAGGAGATGAACCGCGCCTTCGGTCCCGACACCCGGTACGTCACCACCATCGGTCTCTCGCAGATCGCGGGCGCGCAGATGCTGCACGTCTACAAGCCCCGGCACTGGATCAACTGCGGCCAGGCGGGCCCGCTCGGCTGGACGATCCCGGCCGCGCTCGGTGTCGCGAAGGCCGACCCGGACACCACAGTTGTCGCGCTCTCCGGCGACTACGACTTCCAGTTCATGCTCGAGGAGCTGGCCGTCGGCGCGCAGCACCGGATCGGTTACGTTCATGTGCTGGTGAACAACGCCTACTTGGGGCTGATCCGGCAGGCGCAGCGCAATCTCGACATCAATTTCCAGGTCAACCTGGAGTTCGAGAACATCAACTCACCGGAGCTGGGCGTCTACGGGGTCGACCATGTGAAGGTCGTCGAGGGCCTGGGCTGCAAGGCGATCCGCGTCACCGAGCCCGACCAGCTGCTGCCCGCCTTCGAGCAGGCGAAGAAGCTGGCCGCCGAGTACCGGGTGCCGGTGGTGGTCGAGGCGATCCTGGAGCGGATCACCAATATCTCGATGGGTGTGCGGATCGACCAGGTGAACGAGTGGGAGGACCTGGCCACCGAGCCCGGCCACGCGCCGACCGAGATCAGGCCGCTGGTCCGGCACGACATCTGATTTCCGGATACGCGGGGGTGTCAGCCGCCGCAGCCGCAGCCGCCACACCCTCCGCAGCCGCCGTCCCCGCCACCACCGTCCCCACTGCCGCCCGCGTCCGCCGTGTCGCCGGCGTGCGCATGCCCGTCGGCCCACCAACTGGGCGCGAGGGCGGCCCCGGTGGCGCCGGCGGCGGCTCCCGCCGCGGCGGCGCCGGTGGACGGCCGCCGTACCGTCCTCGGGGCCTTGCCCGCCGGGGACCACGGGACACCCATGAGCAGAAGGACCGCGAGCGGCGACAGCAGCCAGGACCAGTCCTTCGAGACGACGGCGACGGCGATACCCACGGCGGACAGGACCAGGAACACGGCAAGGCGCATCCTCCCAGTGTGCGCACCCGGTGACGGCGCACAAGAGCCCGGCCGAAGAATCGGCCGGGCTCTTGTGCGTTGCGGGCCAGGGGAGTTGAGGACCGTCCGGCGGTGCGAGGCCGGCGCGACGGGACACTCGCACCACCGGACGGCGTCTGACGGAGCCTCGGAAAAGGCTGCGGGGATCCGCTCGTACCTGCTGGTACTCGCTGGTGCTGATCTGCCGGGACCGTGGCGGCGGCGACGGGGAGCGCCGGCGGCCTTCCTTCGGGTCTGGAAGAGCGCCGTCGTTCTCCCTCACCACCGCACTGGCTCGCACACCGCCACGGTCCCGGGGATGTCCCTTCCACGGCCACCCCTCACGAGGGCCGCTGGAAGGGACGGCTGTTGGCCGCTCGCCACCGGGGCGGTCCTCGCCCCGGGGCGCGCGCGGGTGGTTCCCGGGCTGCGGCGGCGCCTGGGCGCGACAGGACAGTTGTCAGCGCCGCCACAGCCCGGAGTTGGGTGGGGTGTCAGACCTGTTGGCCGGACAGCCGCTCGACGGCGCGCAGCAGCGCCGAGTGGTCGAGGCCGCCGTCGCCCTGCGCGCGCAGGGAGGCGACCAGTTGCGCGACGACCGCGCCGACCGGCAGCGCGGCACCGACATTGCGGGCGGCGTCGGTGACGATGCCCATGTCCTTGTGGTGCAGGTCGATCCGGAAGCCCGGAGCGAAGTCGCGGCTGACGAAGTTGTCCTTCTTGCGGGTCAGGACGGTCGAGCCGGCCAGACCGCCGTTCAGCACGTCCAGCGCCGCGCCGAGGTCCACGCCCGACTTCTCCAGGAAGACCACGGCCTCGGCGCACGCCTGGATGTTGACGGCCACGATCAGTTGGTTGGCCGCCTTCACCGTCTGGCCGGCGCCGTGCGGACCGCACAGGACGATCGTCCTGCCCAGCGCCTCGAAGAGAGGCCTGGCCCGGTCGAAGTCGGCCTGCTCGCCGCCGACCATGATGGACAGAACCGCCTCGACGGCTCCCGCCTCACCGCCGGACACCGGTGCGTCGAGGACGCGGACGCCCTTCTCCCGGCCCGCCTCGGCGAGATCGATCGACGTCTGCGGGGTGATCGACGACATGTCGATCAGGAGGGCGCCCTTCCCGGCGTTCTCCAGGATGCCGTCCGCTCCGTAGGCGATGGCCTCGACCTGCGGGGAGGCGGGCACCATCGTGATGATGACATCGGCGCCCTCGACGGCCTCGGCGATCGACGGCGCGACGGTGCCACCGTTGGCCGCGAGCCGGTCCAGCTTCTCCCGCTCCAGCGTGAAGCCGGTGACGGAGTATCCGGCCTTGATCAGATTCTCGGCCATGGGGGACCCCATGATGCCGAGGCCGATCCAGGCCACCTTGGGAAGAGTGCTCATCGGGGGTGCCTCTCTCGCATACGTGTGTGCGTCGTCTCCGCGTGGTGCCCGCGGCGGGTGTGGACGTGGGCCCTAGCGCGCGGCCCGCGCGTCGGCCGGGAGCCACTCGAAGGACTCCGCGCTCGGGCGGTCGCCGGGCTTGTACTCCAGGCCGACCCACCCCTCGTAACCAGCCTTGCGCAGCCGGTCGAGCAGGTCCTGGAGCGGCAGTGTGCCGGTGCCGGGCGCGCCCCGGCCGGGGTTGTCGGCGATCTGTACGTGACCGGTCCGGTCGGCGTACCTGTCGACGACCCCGGTCAGCGCCTCGGCGTCCAGACCGTTCATCGACAGGTGGTAGACGTCCAGGAGGAACGCGGCGTTGCCCAGCCCCGTGGCCTCGTTGACCCGGTCCACCACATCGATGGCGGCCTCGGCGCTCACCAGCGGATAGTGCGGGGACTCCGGCCTGTTGAGCGCCTCGATCAGCAGGGTCGCCCCGATCCGGTCGGCCGCGCGGGCGGCGAGGACCAGATTCTCCAGGGCGAGCGTGTCCTGCGTCCGCGCGTCGACGCCTTCGACGCGGTTCCCGTACAGCGCGTTGAGCGCCTTGCAGCCGACCGACGCGGCGAAGTCGGCCGCCACGTCGATGTTCGCGCGGAAGCGGTCCGACTCCTCGCCGGGCAGCGACAGCGCGCCGCGGTCGGGGCCGGGCAGCCGGCCGCCGTAGAAGTTGAGTCCCACGAGCTGGGTGTCCGCGTCGTCGAGGGCCTGCTTCAGGGCGTCCAGCTCGGCCCGCGGCGGGGTGGGGGTCTCGATCCAGGGCCACCACAGCTCCACCGCGGTGAAGCCCGCCGCGGCGGCTGCCGCGGGACGCTCCAAAAGCGGGAGTTCGGTGAAGAGGATCGACAGATTCACATCGAAGCGCTGCTCGGAGCCGGGCTTGTTCGTGAAGGGAGCCATGAGGGGTTCTGCGCTCCTTCCGTATTGCGGAAGTTAGTTTCTGCTTAATGGAAGATTGCCTGGGATTTGGGAGGGCTGTCAAGAGGGCGGCCCTGATTCGGCCCCTCGCGCAGTAGGTTGTGCGCGTGCGACTGAGAGTGGAATTCACGACCGAGCCGTTCGACCTGGACGAGGCCCCCGGCCATGCCGTGGTGGCCCGCGAGGTCATCCAGGCGGCCGAACTGGACGCCGTGGACGTCGGGCCGTTCGGCAACACCGCCGAGGGCGGCGCCGACGCCGTCATCTCGGCCGTCGACGCCCTGCTCCGCCGCTCCCTGGAGGCCGGCGCCACCCGCGTCTCGCTCCAGGTGAACGTCATCGCGGAGGACGAGCGGTGACCGGGCCGTCCGACCACCCGCTCCTCGCGGCGGTGAAGCCGCTCGTCGACGCCATGGGGGCCGAGACCGTACCGCCCGCCCTGGCCGGGCCCGACGACGTCGTGCTGAGCTGGGAGGGGGAGGAGGTCGTCGCCGTCCGCCTCCCGCAGCTCTCCGAATCGCTCGACCACATCCTCGTCGCGCTGGAGCGCCGGCACGGTATGCCCCTGTCGGAGCTGGACCGCAAGGCCAAGCAGTCGGTGGTGCGGTCGCTGGAGGCACGCGGGGCCTTCTCCGTACGGCACGGCGTGGAGACCGTCGCGAGCGCTCTCGGGGTCAGCCGGTTCACCGTCTACAACTATCTGAACCGGTCCGAGACGGGCTGACGTGGCCGGGCCGGGGTCGCGAGCCCCGGGCCCGGGGTCGCGGCGGGCCTGCCGGACAAAAAATTCAACAAAGTGTTGACGTGATGTTCGTGAAGGCGTTAGCTGTCCCGCAGCCCGTCAAGCACAGCCACGGAGGCTCCCGTGACGACCGACCCGCCGCCGGGCCTCACCCGGTTCAACACATCCTCCGACAGCGCGGCGCTGACCGCACTGCACGAGGTGTGCGCCAGTACGGCATGGGGGAGCGCACTGCTCGCCCACCGGCCGTACGCCACCGCCGAAGCCCTCTTCGCGGCCAGTGACACCGCGACGGCCGAACTGGCCGCCGACGATCTGGCGCAGGCGATGGCGGCGCACCCGCCCATCGGCCGCCCGAAGCCGGGCGACCCGGTCTCGGCCCGCGAACAGCGGGGTATGGCCGGAGCGTCCGGTGAACTCAGGGCGGAGTTGCTCGAACTGAATCTGGCCTACCAGGACAGGTTCGGCCACGTCTTCCTGATCTGTGCCACCGGCAGGACCGGTGAGCAGATGCGGGACGCGGTCCGCACCCGGATCGGCAACTCGCCCGAACAGGAGCGGGACGTCGTTCGCACCGAACTGGGCAAGATCAACCGCATCCGGCTGACCCGCCTCGTAGAAGCAGCAGAAGCAGGGGAGTGAACCCGTGAGCACGGAATCCACCGCATCGGTGTCCACGCACATCCTGGACACCAGCGTCGGACGCCCGGCCGCCTCCGTCGCCGTCTCGCTCGCCGCCCGCGGCGGCGCCCGGGAGCGGTGGGTGGTGCTGGGCCGGTCGGCGACCGACGCGGACGGGCGGTGCAGAGACCTGCCGGCGCTGCCGGCGGGAACCACCCACGTACGTCTCGACTTCGAGACCGAGGCGTACTTCCACAGCCAGAGCCACAGCCAGAGCCAGAATCAGCCACAGAGCCAGAACCGAGCCGAGGCACAGCAGGACGCCCCCGCGCCACGGGACAGCGGTGCGTTCTTTCCGGAAGTGGCGATCACGTTCGCCGTCACGCCCGGCGAGCACTATCACGTACCGCTGCTGCTCAACCCGTTCGGCTACTCCGTATACCGAGGGAGCTAGCAGATGCCGACCATTCTCGGCCAGAACCAGTACGGCAAAGCGGAGAACCGCGTCGTCAAGATCGTGCGCGACGGCGACACCCACCACATCAAGGACCTGAACGTCTCCGTCGCCCTCTCCGGCGACATGGAGGAGGTCCACTACTCCGGCTCCAACGCCAACGTCCTGCCGACCGACACCACCAAGAACACGGTGTACGCGTTCGCCAAGGAGCACGGCATCGAGTCCGCCGAACAGTTCGGCATCCATCTCGCCCGGCACTTCGTCACCAGCCAGGAGCCGATACACCGGGCGCGGATCCGGATCGAGGAGTACGCCTGGGAGCGCATCGCGGCCCCGGACGCCGACTCCGGGTCGGTCGGCGCCGACAGGACCAAGCACTCCTTCGTACGCAAGGGGCAGGAGACCCGCGTTTCGCAGATCACCTTCGACGGCGAGAAGTGGGAGATCATCTCCGGCCTCAAGGACCTGACGGTGCTGAACTCGACCAACTCCGAGTTCTGGGGCTACGTCAAGGACGAGTACACGACGCTCCGCGAGGCGTACGACCGCATACTCGCCACCGACGTCTCCGCGAGGTGGCGCTACAACTGGACCGACGACACCGCGCCGATGCCCGACTGGGAGGACTCCTACGAGCAGGCGCGCACGCACCTCCTCGGCGCCTTCGCGCAGACGTACTCCCTCTCGCTCCAGCAGACGCTCTACCAGATGGGCTCGCGGATCATCGACAGCCGAGGCGAGATCGACGAGATCCGCTTCTCACTGCCGAACAACCACCACTTCCTCGTCGACCTCGAACCGTTCGGGGTGAAGAACGAAACCCCCGACGGAGCCGTCTACTTCGCCGCCGACCGCCCGTACGGCCTCATCGAGGCCACCGTGCTGCGTGACGGCGTCGAACCGCGAATCCCGCTCGACATGACCAACCTGTAGCCGCCCCGGCGTACCCCCGACGCCCGCGCCGGCGTCAAGTCCCCGAAGAAGAGGGCGATATGGGGGAAGAGCGGGGGCATCTGCGCACCGACACCACCGAGGATCCGTCTCTCACCCCGCTCGACCCCCGGATCCGTCCACCCCACATGGGAAGAACGAGGACCCGCCATGGCGGTTTCGCGCATCGTCATCGAGAACTGTGCCATCGCGACAGTGGACGCGAACGACACCGAGTACGCCTCCGGGCACGTCGTCGTCGCGGACAACCTCATCGAATCCGTGGGCGCCGGCCGTGCCCCCGCCGGGCTGGAGAACGTCGTACGGCGGGTCGACGGC
Proteins encoded in this window:
- a CDS encoding TIM barrel protein, yielding MAPFTNKPGSEQRFDVNLSILFTELPLLERPAAAAAAGFTAVELWWPWIETPTPPRAELDALKQALDDADTQLVGLNFYGGRLPGPDRGALSLPGEESDRFRANIDVAADFAASVGCKALNALYGNRVEGVDARTQDTLALENLVLAARAADRIGATLLIEALNRPESPHYPLVSAEAAIDVVDRVNEATGLGNAAFLLDVYHLSMNGLDAEALTGVVDRYADRTGHVQIADNPGRGAPGTGTLPLQDLLDRLRKAGYEGWVGLEYKPGDRPSAESFEWLPADARAAR
- the gcl gene encoding glyoxylate carboligase — encoded protein: MPRMTAARAAVEILKREGVTDAFGVPGAAINPFYKALEEAGGIDHTLARHVEGASHMAEGYTRTNPGNIGVCIGTSGPAGTDMITGLYSAIGDSIPILCITGQAPTAVIHKEDFQAVDIASIARPVSKAATTVLEAAQVPGVLQQAFHLMRSGRPGPVLVDLPIDVQLTEIEFDPATYEPLPVYKPSASRAQIAKALTMLVASERPLIVAGGGVINADASGLLVEFAELTGTPVVPTLMGWGTIADDHDLNAGMVGIQTSHRYGNETFLASDFVLGIGNRWANRHTGALDVYTAGRTFVHVDIEPTQIGKIFAPDYGIASDAGDALRLFVEVAKELKAAGELPDRTEWIASVLERKGSLHRRTHFDNVPLKPQRVYEEMNRAFGPDTRYVTTIGLSQIAGAQMLHVYKPRHWINCGQAGPLGWTIPAALGVAKADPDTTVVALSGDYDFQFMLEELAVGAQHRIGYVHVLVNNAYLGLIRQAQRNLDINFQVNLEFENINSPELGVYGVDHVKVVEGLGCKAIRVTEPDQLLPAFEQAKKLAAEYRVPVVVEAILERITNISMGVRIDQVNEWEDLATEPGHAPTEIRPLVRHDI
- the pucL gene encoding factor-independent urate hydroxylase, coding for MPTILGQNQYGKAENRVVKIVRDGDTHHIKDLNVSVALSGDMEEVHYSGSNANVLPTDTTKNTVYAFAKEHGIESAEQFGIHLARHFVTSQEPIHRARIRIEEYAWERIAAPDADSGSVGADRTKHSFVRKGQETRVSQITFDGEKWEIISGLKDLTVLNSTNSEFWGYVKDEYTTLREAYDRILATDVSARWRYNWTDDTAPMPDWEDSYEQARTHLLGAFAQTYSLSLQQTLYQMGSRIIDSRGEIDEIRFSLPNNHHFLVDLEPFGVKNETPDGAVYFAADRPYGLIEATVLRDGVEPRIPLDMTNL
- the uraH gene encoding hydroxyisourate hydrolase translates to MSTESTASVSTHILDTSVGRPAASVAVSLAARGGARERWVVLGRSATDADGRCRDLPALPAGTTHVRLDFETEAYFHSQSHSQSQNQPQSQNRAEAQQDAPAPRDSGAFFPEVAITFAVTPGEHYHVPLLLNPFGYSVYRGS
- the uraD gene encoding 2-oxo-4-hydroxy-4-carboxy-5-ureidoimidazoline decarboxylase is translated as MTTDPPPGLTRFNTSSDSAALTALHEVCASTAWGSALLAHRPYATAEALFAASDTATAELAADDLAQAMAAHPPIGRPKPGDPVSAREQRGMAGASGELRAELLELNLAYQDRFGHVFLICATGRTGEQMRDAVRTRIGNSPEQERDVVRTELGKINRIRLTRLVEAAEAGE
- a CDS encoding helix-turn-helix domain-containing protein, which encodes MTGPSDHPLLAAVKPLVDAMGAETVPPALAGPDDVVLSWEGEEVVAVRLPQLSESLDHILVALERRHGMPLSELDRKAKQSVVRSLEARGAFSVRHGVETVASALGVSRFTVYNYLNRSETG
- a CDS encoding 2-hydroxy-3-oxopropionate reductase codes for the protein MSTLPKVAWIGLGIMGSPMAENLIKAGYSVTGFTLEREKLDRLAANGGTVAPSIAEAVEGADVIITMVPASPQVEAIAYGADGILENAGKGALLIDMSSITPQTSIDLAEAGREKGVRVLDAPVSGGEAGAVEAVLSIMVGGEQADFDRARPLFEALGRTIVLCGPHGAGQTVKAANQLIVAVNIQACAEAVVFLEKSGVDLGAALDVLNGGLAGSTVLTRKKDNFVSRDFAPGFRIDLHHKDMGIVTDAARNVGAALPVGAVVAQLVASLRAQGDGGLDHSALLRAVERLSGQQV